One Natrinema marinum genomic window carries:
- a CDS encoding ABC transporter ATP-binding protein: protein MSLLEIDDLSVSYGQSAVLNDIDLSLEAGSQTGLIGPNGAGKTTMLKAISGRKEYDGSITYRGTEVSELSTNELVDRGLVQVSEAGNLFGPMTVRENLELGAIAADDTETQLERVFDVFPRLEERSDQDANTLSGGEQQMLAIGRGLMADPDLLMVDEPTQGLAPVIVDDLSEAIDKLYDDLTLFIVEQNAFFVFEHTDYAYLLENGRIHRSGATADLRADQHIRDAYLGVD, encoded by the coding sequence GTGAGCCTCCTCGAGATCGACGATCTCTCGGTCAGTTACGGCCAGTCCGCGGTGCTGAACGACATCGACCTCTCGCTCGAGGCCGGCTCCCAGACCGGACTCATCGGCCCCAACGGGGCCGGAAAGACCACGATGCTCAAGGCCATCTCCGGCCGCAAGGAGTACGACGGGTCGATCACCTACCGGGGGACCGAGGTGAGCGAGCTCTCGACGAACGAGCTCGTCGACAGGGGACTGGTCCAGGTCTCGGAGGCCGGCAACCTCTTCGGTCCGATGACCGTCCGGGAGAACCTCGAGCTGGGCGCGATCGCCGCCGACGATACCGAGACGCAACTCGAGCGCGTCTTCGATGTCTTCCCGCGGCTCGAGGAGCGAAGCGACCAAGACGCCAACACGCTGTCGGGCGGCGAGCAGCAGATGTTGGCCATCGGTCGGGGCCTCATGGCCGATCCCGACCTGTTGATGGTCGACGAACCGACCCAGGGTCTGGCTCCGGTGATCGTCGACGATCTCTCGGAGGCGATAGATAAACTGTACGACGACCTCACGCTCTTCATCGTCGAACAGAACGCGTTCTTCGTCTTCGAACACACCGACTACGCCTACCTGCTCGAGAACGGACGGATCCACCGGTCCGGTGCGACAGCGGACCTCAGAGCCGACCAACACATCAGGGACGCGTACCTCGGCGTCGACTGA
- a CDS encoding ABC transporter substrate-binding protein: MAATAGCTLMNSGDSSGLQNRDEVRIGLVTATQSTLGKGMVRCAEAAVEDINDNGGIAGKDAKLFVGDTKADPQKGLTAYQKLRDNDNIDVLSGIWISEVGMTLLERIARDNMVTMATAMGTPQATKKVDENYEKYKYYFRSQVHTNQMVEWSKDYIQEYMLEQFDVNRVGLLVEDALWTEPYGAGLRDFFENETDVTLAYDERPATDTNDFSPLLQSAADSDVDALYTIFSHLSGTNFFQPWKQNQFDYLLDGFIATAGSFNYWKQTNGTSNYAASQLQAGMSAKSPEFYRRFIERQPDDDVVFPNPQTYDGIRILANAIGSAETLDPDELVAQLEETSHQGLNGLIEFHGKDEDHTHNLMMDKDHFYMRKVQWQGLDQTDPVTGGGYPYSIWPAHDIDADTSGVPTIEQGEYEVPPWVSQ, from the coding sequence ATGGCCGCAACCGCCGGCTGTACGCTGATGAACAGCGGGGACTCGAGCGGTTTGCAGAATCGGGACGAAGTCCGAATCGGTCTCGTCACCGCGACTCAGTCCACCCTCGGCAAGGGTATGGTTCGATGTGCCGAGGCGGCAGTCGAAGACATCAACGACAACGGCGGCATCGCCGGCAAGGATGCGAAACTATTCGTCGGCGACACGAAGGCCGATCCCCAGAAGGGACTGACCGCCTATCAGAAACTCCGTGACAACGATAACATCGACGTCCTCTCGGGGATCTGGATCAGCGAAGTCGGGATGACGCTCCTCGAGCGGATCGCTCGGGACAACATGGTGACGATGGCCACGGCGATGGGGACGCCGCAGGCGACCAAGAAAGTCGACGAGAACTACGAGAAGTACAAGTACTACTTCCGGTCGCAGGTTCACACGAACCAGATGGTGGAGTGGTCGAAAGACTACATTCAGGAGTACATGCTCGAGCAGTTCGACGTCAATCGAGTCGGCCTCCTCGTCGAGGACGCGCTCTGGACCGAACCCTACGGGGCCGGCCTCCGAGATTTCTTCGAGAACGAGACCGACGTGACGCTCGCGTACGACGAACGGCCCGCGACGGACACGAACGACTTCAGTCCGCTTCTACAAAGCGCCGCGGACTCGGACGTAGACGCCCTGTACACGATCTTCTCACATCTCAGCGGAACGAACTTCTTCCAGCCGTGGAAACAGAACCAGTTCGACTATCTCCTCGACGGGTTCATCGCCACGGCAGGGAGTTTCAACTACTGGAAACAGACGAACGGAACGTCGAACTACGCGGCCTCACAGCTCCAGGCCGGGATGTCGGCGAAATCGCCCGAGTTCTACCGGCGGTTCATCGAACGCCAGCCCGACGACGACGTCGTGTTCCCGAACCCCCAGACCTACGACGGCATCCGCATCCTCGCGAACGCCATCGGCTCCGCCGAGACGCTGGACCCGGACGAACTCGTCGCCCAGCTCGAGGAGACGAGCCATCAGGGGCTCAACGGCCTCATCGAGTTCCACGGGAAAGACGAGGACCACACGCACAACCTCATGATGGACAAGGATCACTTCTACATGCGCAAAGTTCAGTGGCAGGGCCTCGATCAGACGGATCCCGTGACCGGAGGCGGTTACCCCTACTCCATCTGGCCCGCCCACGACATCGATGCCGACACGAGCGGCGTTCCGACCATCGAACAGGGCGAGTACGAGGTCCCTCCATGGGTCAGCCAGTAG
- a CDS encoding ABC transporter ATP-binding protein, giving the protein MTDPILELSSVTKAFGGLTAIDRVDLSVDDGEILGLIGPNGAGKSTLFKLIFGVLPVSDGTITFDGADITDEPTHEIAERGIAQFYQESTLMDDVTVRDNVRVSVVPNSLRKFRTSRRRSDLVDETLAMTNLAHVADEQPADLTHKEKQQLELAKAIACEPSLLLLDEPFAGLTKDEADEIVEIIETLNDEGVTICIVDHNLRWLRSFVDRIVVLNYGQIIANGPPSEIVTDEEVQSAYIGERSEEVTDA; this is encoded by the coding sequence ATGACTGACCCGATCCTCGAGCTCTCGTCCGTGACCAAGGCCTTCGGCGGGCTCACCGCCATCGACCGCGTCGACCTCTCCGTCGACGACGGCGAGATCCTCGGACTCATCGGTCCGAACGGTGCCGGGAAATCGACGCTGTTCAAGCTGATCTTCGGCGTTCTCCCGGTCAGCGACGGAACGATCACGTTCGACGGGGCGGACATCACGGACGAACCGACCCACGAGATCGCCGAGCGGGGCATCGCGCAGTTCTACCAGGAGTCGACGCTGATGGACGACGTCACGGTCCGGGACAACGTCCGCGTCTCCGTCGTCCCGAACTCCCTCAGGAAGTTCAGGACCAGCCGCCGGCGAAGCGATCTCGTCGACGAGACGCTGGCGATGACGAATCTCGCCCACGTCGCCGACGAGCAGCCGGCGGACCTGACGCACAAGGAGAAACAGCAGCTCGAGCTGGCGAAAGCGATCGCCTGCGAACCGTCGTTGCTGCTGTTAGACGAGCCGTTCGCGGGCCTCACGAAAGACGAGGCCGACGAGATCGTCGAGATCATCGAGACCCTCAACGACGAGGGCGTCACGATCTGTATCGTCGATCACAACCTCCGCTGGCTCCGGTCGTTCGTCGACCGAATCGTCGTGCTGAACTACGGACAGATCATCGCCAACGGGCCCCCGTCGGAGATCGTCACCGACGAGGAGGTCCAGTCGGCCTACATCGGCGAGCGTAGCGAGGAGGTGACCGACGCGTGA
- a CDS encoding enoyl-CoA hydratase/isomerase family protein: MSFETIVTETDGNVRTITLDRPDAGNALDTSTLEELTEALEAADSDDAVHAVILAANGNVFVAGSDLDEMKSYDPASYIGYLDSFNETMNTIRAVDVPVVAAVDGPAYGGGNILVGATDLAVAGESTSFGQQEINVGIVGGAELVQDLPRKVVNEIVMLGEPFSADRARELGLVNRVVSDSKVDATVTQLAEKLAAKPQVALAVGKRAIRAAEDAGPLGIETMEAFGLSLCFGTDDQVEGMEAFLENREPEFTDTIG; encoded by the coding sequence ATGAGTTTCGAGACCATCGTCACCGAAACCGACGGCAACGTGCGAACGATCACGCTCGACCGCCCGGACGCCGGCAACGCACTGGATACGTCGACGCTAGAGGAGCTCACCGAAGCGCTGGAGGCGGCCGATTCCGACGACGCCGTCCACGCCGTGATCCTCGCGGCGAACGGAAACGTCTTCGTGGCGGGGTCGGACCTCGACGAGATGAAGTCGTACGATCCGGCGTCGTACATCGGCTACCTGGACTCGTTCAACGAGACGATGAACACGATCAGGGCGGTCGACGTTCCGGTCGTCGCCGCGGTCGACGGGCCGGCCTACGGTGGCGGGAACATCCTGGTCGGTGCGACCGACCTCGCCGTCGCCGGTGAATCGACGTCGTTCGGCCAGCAGGAGATCAACGTGGGAATCGTCGGCGGTGCCGAGCTGGTGCAGGATCTCCCGCGGAAGGTCGTCAACGAAATCGTCATGCTCGGCGAACCGTTCTCGGCCGATCGGGCGCGCGAACTCGGACTGGTCAACCGCGTCGTCTCCGATAGCAAGGTCGACGCCACCGTAACCCAGCTAGCTGAAAAGCTCGCCGCCAAACCGCAGGTCGCGCTCGCCGTCGGGAAGCGCGCGATTCGCGCCGCGGAGGACGCCGGTCCGCTCGGAATCGAGACGATGGAGGCGTTCGGTCTCTCGCTGTGCTTCGGTACCGACGATCAGGTCGAGGGAATGGAAGCGTTTCTCGAGAACCGCGAGCCGGAGTTCACCGACACGATCGGCTAA
- a CDS encoding branched-chain amino acid ABC transporter permease, producing the protein MSVEEGLVSGRLTSLRERPAYLVPIVLAASLFVLPFVTTRYIHSIVIIANIFAIYAMAWDILSGYTGYMNFGPSFFVGAGAYVVGILTVNFGVPVYVAIPAAFVMSIVTGLVVAYPSLRTSGVYFTLITILLPLLGLKFVTIFSGYTGGRLGLQGLPLLSVMESYYLSVVFMIVTFLALYWLAASDFGLVLRSIKANELAVASAAINPTKFKVGAFVVSALFSSLGGIIYAFYVGIVAPSTTIDLHVSIVLIIAAVIGGTGTIYGAIGGAYFFIVARELLSPLGDIRFAILYAFALVVVLVFPKGLTRFAWERTKEIIDGDTDD; encoded by the coding sequence ATGAGCGTCGAAGAAGGGCTCGTCTCCGGTCGGCTCACCTCGCTCCGAGAGCGACCGGCGTATCTCGTCCCGATCGTGCTCGCGGCTTCGCTGTTCGTGCTCCCGTTCGTAACGACCAGGTACATCCACTCGATCGTCATCATCGCGAACATCTTCGCGATTTACGCGATGGCCTGGGACATCCTCTCCGGGTACACCGGCTACATGAACTTCGGCCCCTCGTTCTTCGTCGGTGCCGGCGCTTACGTCGTCGGGATCCTCACCGTCAACTTCGGGGTGCCGGTCTACGTAGCGATTCCCGCCGCGTTCGTCATGTCGATCGTCACCGGCCTGGTCGTCGCCTACCCGTCGTTGCGAACCAGCGGCGTCTACTTCACGCTCATCACCATCCTGTTGCCGCTGCTGGGCCTGAAGTTCGTGACGATCTTCTCGGGCTACACCGGCGGGCGGCTCGGACTGCAGGGGCTCCCCCTGCTGTCGGTCATGGAGAGTTACTACCTCTCTGTGGTGTTCATGATCGTGACGTTCCTCGCGCTGTACTGGCTGGCGGCCTCCGACTTCGGGCTCGTACTCCGCAGCATCAAGGCCAACGAGCTCGCCGTGGCGAGCGCCGCTATCAACCCGACGAAGTTCAAAGTCGGCGCGTTCGTCGTCTCCGCGCTGTTCTCCTCGCTCGGCGGGATCATCTACGCCTTCTACGTGGGGATCGTCGCTCCCTCGACGACGATCGACCTCCACGTCTCGATCGTCCTGATCATCGCCGCCGTCATCGGCGGGACCGGGACGATCTACGGCGCGATCGGCGGCGCGTACTTCTTCATCGTCGCGAGGGAGCTACTGTCTCCCCTCGGCGATATCCGATTCGCCATCCTCTACGCGTTCGCGCTCGTCGTCGTGCTGGTCTTCCCGAAGGGGCTGACCCGATTCGCCTGGGAACGAACCAAGGAGATCATCGACGGTGATACAGATGACTGA
- a CDS encoding PAS domain S-box protein, whose amino-acid sequence MGPSSPRDPTHGAWLRQQQVVADLSQQALETDDLEELYRDATAAVAETLGTEYAAVFELLPGGAESVLRAGVGWSEGSIGVATVPMDARSQPGCALRTSEPAVVDDLLDDGGAAEIVADHGITSGVSVRIGSEDDPWGVLGAYASEREGVSERDAAFVARVAEILESAIEQNGARGDPEEVYGRITDAFVALDEEWRFTYLNERAQELINPDGRRLVGARIWEEFPATLGRKFKPKCEQAIADGETVSFEEYYPEPLEAWFEVRAYPSETGLSVYFRNVTERKERERELRESEKRLRLALEAGEMGTWELDLQTRDSSVRSPQHDRIFGYDDPLDEWGFETFIGHVHADDREEVKRRFEEAFETGEWDFECRILRTDGVQRVISARGEFHFDGEGEPTRAVGVVQDVTERKQRERELEESEQRYRTIAEHVPNGLVTLFDHDFQYTLAAGQGFDRLPVEPRDLEGKAFDDVWPAETAAELRPAFEAALAGDERSVELEYAGREWLLHAVPITDERGDVFAGMTMAQDITEQKERERYFRDAKSQLEAATEAGAVGTWEWDIRTDEIVVGPSFARTFGVDPEAAHRGVSLDRFIDAIHEDDRERVVTAIEDAVDRCGEYECEYRVWNADGDLRWVVARGRVECADDGEPLTFPGALTDITERKEAELERRRTTEQLETLVGILPVGVVVADADGSLVRANDTAKEIWGGDVFDAESVAEYDKYPAVWAETGEPVAPEDWTMSQVLRGAEVTEPNVYEISAFDGEQRIIMEHGMPVRDEYGDVSRAVVTLSDITERREYQRKLAESERRYRTLVEHFPNGAVGLFDEDLRYRIAGGSAFDELSDGPEAVIGETLWDRYPPELAERFEPKFEAALAGETETFEVSFHDREWLAHTVPVTDDDGEIFAGMVMVQEITERKERERKLRERERRLEEYKEYVDDILDAIDDVFYVIGADGGLQRWNESLCEVTGYTDAEITEMEPLDFFAEDDRAAVTERIGEAFETGSATIELDLLTKDGTAIPFEFAASALEDPQGNAVLAGIGRDVTDRVERERHLERYETIVEEVNDGVYVVDGDGQFTMVNETYAEMLGYEPDELVGTDASVVVDDAVIERLRELEAAAAEGEIDWPTIEAAVETADGERVPAEATFSMLPDDDSGWYRVGIVRNISERKARERQLEESERRYRTLVENFPEGSVALFDDDLTYTAVGGQLLEEVGVDADDRVGTTVYEIYPDRLVEECESYFHAALEGESNSFDLELYDRHLYAHTLPVRNADDEIFAGMIVVQDVTERREYQRKLEESNERLEQFAYAASHDLQEPLRMVTSYLQLLEKRYGDAFDEDGEEFLEYAVDGAERMRQMIDALLEYSRIETRGDPFEPTDLNAVVDDVLADLQLQIEETDAEIVVADLPRVEGDANQLRQVFQNLLGNAVTYSADEPPRIHVSADRRDGEYVISVDDEGIGIAQDDQDRVFTIFDRLHSREEYDGMGIGLALCERIVERHGGEIWVDSEPGEGSTFSFTLAVPGDGEE is encoded by the coding sequence ATGGGACCGTCTTCACCCAGAGATCCGACACACGGTGCGTGGCTCCGCCAGCAGCAGGTGGTCGCGGATCTCAGCCAGCAGGCGCTGGAGACGGACGATCTCGAGGAACTGTACCGAGATGCGACGGCCGCCGTCGCGGAGACGCTGGGAACCGAGTACGCCGCCGTCTTCGAGTTGTTGCCGGGCGGAGCCGAGAGCGTGCTGCGTGCGGGTGTCGGCTGGAGCGAGGGGTCGATCGGGGTAGCGACCGTGCCGATGGATGCGCGCTCCCAACCGGGGTGTGCACTCCGCACGTCGGAACCGGCCGTGGTCGACGACCTGCTCGACGACGGGGGTGCCGCCGAAATAGTCGCCGACCACGGCATCACAAGCGGCGTGAGCGTCCGCATCGGCTCGGAAGACGACCCGTGGGGTGTTCTGGGCGCGTACGCGAGCGAGCGAGAAGGGGTTTCCGAGCGCGACGCCGCGTTCGTTGCCCGCGTCGCCGAAATCCTCGAGTCGGCCATCGAACAAAACGGGGCACGGGGCGACCCCGAGGAGGTGTACGGCCGGATCACGGATGCCTTCGTCGCGCTCGACGAGGAGTGGCGGTTCACCTACCTCAACGAGCGGGCACAGGAGCTGATCAACCCCGACGGACGGCGACTGGTCGGGGCCCGCATCTGGGAGGAGTTTCCCGCAACGCTCGGGCGGAAGTTCAAACCGAAGTGCGAGCAGGCGATAGCGGACGGAGAGACCGTCTCGTTCGAGGAGTACTATCCCGAGCCCCTCGAGGCGTGGTTCGAGGTTCGGGCCTATCCGTCCGAGACCGGGCTCTCCGTGTACTTCCGGAACGTCACCGAGCGCAAGGAACGCGAGCGCGAATTGCGGGAGAGCGAAAAGCGGTTGCGACTCGCTCTGGAGGCGGGAGAGATGGGAACGTGGGAGCTCGACCTCCAGACCAGAGACTCGTCCGTTCGTTCCCCACAGCACGACCGCATCTTCGGCTACGACGATCCGCTCGACGAGTGGGGCTTCGAGACGTTCATCGGCCACGTCCACGCCGACGACCGCGAGGAGGTGAAACGGCGCTTCGAGGAGGCGTTCGAAACTGGTGAGTGGGACTTCGAGTGCCGGATACTCCGAACCGACGGCGTACAGCGCGTGATATCGGCTCGAGGGGAGTTTCACTTCGACGGCGAGGGGGAACCGACTCGTGCGGTCGGCGTCGTCCAGGACGTCACCGAGCGCAAGCAACGCGAACGCGAACTCGAGGAGTCCGAACAGCGCTACCGGACCATCGCCGAGCACGTCCCGAACGGGCTCGTCACGCTGTTCGATCACGACTTCCAGTACACGCTGGCCGCGGGCCAGGGGTTCGACCGGCTCCCCGTCGAGCCCCGCGATCTCGAGGGGAAAGCTTTCGACGACGTCTGGCCCGCCGAGACCGCCGCCGAACTCCGGCCGGCGTTCGAGGCCGCGCTCGCGGGCGACGAACGCTCGGTCGAACTCGAGTACGCCGGCCGCGAATGGCTCCTCCACGCGGTGCCGATCACCGACGAGCGCGGCGATGTCTTCGCCGGGATGACGATGGCCCAGGACATCACCGAGCAGAAGGAACGCGAACGGTACTTCCGGGACGCCAAGTCTCAGCTCGAGGCGGCGACGGAAGCCGGCGCAGTCGGGACATGGGAGTGGGACATTCGGACCGACGAGATAGTCGTTGGCCCGTCGTTCGCCCGGACGTTCGGCGTCGACCCCGAAGCGGCCCATCGAGGCGTCTCGCTCGATCGCTTCATCGACGCCATCCACGAGGACGACCGCGAGCGGGTCGTCACGGCGATCGAGGACGCCGTCGATCGCTGCGGCGAGTACGAGTGCGAATACCGCGTCTGGAACGCCGACGGCGATCTCCGCTGGGTCGTCGCACGCGGTCGCGTCGAGTGTGCCGACGACGGCGAACCGCTGACCTTCCCCGGCGCGCTGACCGACATCACCGAGCGCAAGGAGGCCGAACTCGAGCGCCGGCGGACCACGGAGCAGTTGGAGACGCTGGTCGGGATCCTCCCGGTCGGCGTCGTCGTCGCCGACGCGGACGGGTCGCTGGTCAGAGCCAACGACACGGCGAAGGAGATCTGGGGCGGTGACGTGTTCGACGCCGAGTCGGTCGCGGAGTACGACAAGTATCCCGCGGTGTGGGCGGAGACCGGCGAGCCGGTCGCTCCGGAGGACTGGACGATGTCCCAGGTCCTCCGCGGAGCCGAGGTGACGGAGCCGAACGTCTACGAGATCAGCGCGTTCGACGGCGAACAGCGCATCATCATGGAGCACGGCATGCCGGTCAGAGACGAGTACGGCGACGTGAGCCGCGCCGTCGTCACCCTGTCGGATATCACCGAGCGCCGCGAGTACCAGCGCAAACTCGCCGAGAGCGAGCGCCGATACCGAACGCTCGTCGAACACTTCCCCAACGGCGCGGTGGGCCTGTTCGACGAGGACCTGCGCTATCGGATCGCCGGCGGCTCGGCCTTCGACGAGCTGAGTGACGGCCCGGAGGCAGTCATCGGCGAAACCCTCTGGGACCGCTACCCGCCGGAGTTAGCTGAGCGATTCGAGCCGAAGTTCGAAGCCGCACTGGCCGGCGAGACGGAGACGTTCGAGGTGTCGTTTCACGACCGAGAGTGGCTCGCGCACACGGTCCCCGTCACGGACGACGACGGCGAGATCTTCGCCGGCATGGTCATGGTCCAGGAGATCACCGAACGCAAAGAACGCGAACGGAAACTCCGCGAGCGCGAGCGTCGCCTCGAGGAGTACAAGGAGTACGTCGACGACATCCTCGACGCGATCGACGACGTGTTCTACGTCATCGGAGCAGACGGCGGGCTCCAGCGCTGGAACGAGAGCCTGTGCGAGGTGACGGGCTATACGGACGCGGAAATCACCGAGATGGAGCCGCTCGATTTCTTCGCCGAGGACGATCGCGCGGCCGTCACCGAGCGGATCGGCGAGGCCTTCGAGACGGGATCGGCCACCATCGAACTGGACCTGCTGACGAAAGACGGAACCGCTATCCCCTTCGAGTTCGCCGCGTCCGCGCTCGAGGACCCCCAGGGGAACGCGGTGTTGGCCGGCATCGGCCGCGACGTGACCGACCGCGTCGAACGCGAGCGCCACCTCGAGCGCTACGAGACGATCGTCGAGGAAGTCAACGACGGCGTCTACGTCGTCGACGGCGACGGCCAGTTTACCATGGTCAACGAGACGTACGCCGAGATGCTCGGCTACGAACCCGACGAACTCGTCGGTACCGACGCGTCCGTGGTCGTCGACGATGCGGTGATCGAGCGCCTACGCGAGCTCGAGGCGGCCGCGGCCGAGGGAGAGATCGACTGGCCGACGATCGAGGCGGCAGTCGAGACGGCCGACGGCGAGCGCGTCCCCGCCGAGGCGACTTTCTCGATGCTGCCCGACGACGATAGCGGTTGGTACCGCGTCGGCATCGTTCGGAATATCAGCGAGCGGAAGGCCCGTGAACGCCAACTCGAGGAGTCCGAACGCCGGTACCGAACGCTCGTCGAGAACTTCCCCGAGGGGTCGGTGGCCCTGTTCGACGACGACCTGACGTACACGGCCGTCGGCGGCCAGCTGCTCGAGGAGGTCGGCGTCGACGCGGACGACCGCGTCGGAACCACCGTCTACGAGATCTATCCCGACCGATTGGTCGAGGAGTGCGAGTCGTACTTCCACGCCGCCCTCGAGGGCGAGTCGAACTCCTTCGACCTCGAGCTCTACGACCGACACCTGTACGCCCACACGCTGCCGGTCAGAAACGCCGACGACGAGATCTTCGCCGGCATGATCGTCGTTCAGGACGTCACTGAACGCCGGGAGTATCAACGCAAGCTCGAGGAGTCGAACGAACGACTCGAGCAGTTCGCCTACGCCGCCTCACACGACCTGCAAGAGCCCCTGCGGATGGTGACGAGTTACCTCCAGTTGCTCGAGAAGCGATACGGCGACGCCTTCGACGAGGACGGCGAGGAGTTCCTCGAGTACGCGGTCGACGGCGCCGAGCGGATGCGCCAGATGATCGACGCCTTACTCGAGTATTCGCGGATCGAAACGCGGGGCGACCCGTTCGAACCGACGGATCTGAACGCGGTCGTCGACGACGTGCTCGCGGATCTCCAGCTCCAGATCGAGGAGACCGACGCCGAGATCGTGGTCGCTGACCTCCCGCGCGTCGAGGGCGACGCCAATCAGCTTCGACAGGTGTTCCAGAACCTGCTGGGCAACGCGGTCACCTACAGCGCCGACGAGCCCCCGCGGATCCACGTCAGCGCCGACCGCCGCGACGGCGAGTACGTGATCTCGGTCGACGACGAGGGGATCGGCATCGCGCAGGACGATCAGGACCGGGTGTTCACGATCTTCGATCGGCTCCACAGCCGCGAGGAGTACGACGGGATGGGCATCGGGCTCGCGCTCTGTGAACGCATCGTCGAGCGCCACGGCGGCGAGATCTGGGTCGACTCCGAGCCCGGCGAGGGGTCGACGTTTTCGTTTACCCTCGCCGTCCCGGGTGACGGGGAGGAGTGA
- a CDS encoding peptidylprolyl isomerase has product MGDVTATLHTNKGDIEVELYDERAPRTVDNFVGLATGGKTWTDPETGEEIEGEPLYDDVAFHRVIEDFMIQGGDPTETGRGGPGYQFDDEFHEDLRHDDEGILSMANSGPDTNGSQFFITLDPQPHLDDRHSVFGKVIDGMDVVREIGSVDTGPNDQPREEVVLESVSVDYE; this is encoded by the coding sequence ATGGGAGACGTAACTGCAACCCTGCACACGAACAAGGGCGATATCGAGGTCGAACTCTACGACGAACGCGCGCCGCGAACCGTCGACAACTTCGTCGGGCTCGCGACCGGTGGCAAGACCTGGACCGATCCCGAGACGGGCGAAGAGATCGAGGGCGAACCGCTGTACGACGACGTGGCCTTCCACCGCGTCATCGAGGACTTCATGATTCAGGGCGGCGACCCGACCGAGACCGGTCGCGGCGGCCCCGGCTATCAGTTCGACGACGAGTTCCACGAAGACCTTCGCCACGACGACGAGGGTATCCTGAGCATGGCCAACTCCGGCCCCGACACGAACGGCTCGCAGTTCTTCATCACGCTCGATCCCCAGCCCCACCTCGACGACCGCCACTCCGTCTTCGGCAAGGTCATCGACGGGATGGACGTCGTTCGCGAGATCGGCAGCGTCGACACCGGCCCGAACGACCAGCCGCGGGAAGAGGTCGTCCTCGAGTCGGTCTCCGTCGACTACGAGTAA
- a CDS encoding branched-chain amino acid ABC transporter permease, with product MVNVGSILISGLIMSALYALVSLGFTLILSLRGVVNLTYGGFFLISAYTYFTLVSQYGVNAFVAAFVGVAAAAVASLVLYLVLVRYIEHNEEQTFMATFLIVFILQELFTYHYGSPDQLLANPVEGVVDVGGIAVSYSEIGALLSATVIIGLFVAFVNYTTTGQSIIAMSLDEVGATLVGVNVDRVNYLTWLISGAMAGVAGIFLGLFFSASPTMWLDPLLIAFAIVIVGGIGSIKGTVVAALLIGYVQTLTVTMWSPAWRGVFAYAILIAIILVRPQGLFGREVLE from the coding sequence ATGGTAAACGTCGGCTCGATACTCATCTCGGGGCTCATCATGAGCGCCCTGTACGCGCTCGTCTCGCTGGGATTCACGCTCATCTTGAGCCTTCGAGGGGTCGTGAACCTCACGTACGGCGGGTTCTTCCTGATCAGCGCCTACACCTACTTCACGCTGGTGAGCCAGTACGGGGTCAACGCCTTCGTCGCGGCGTTCGTCGGCGTCGCGGCGGCGGCCGTCGCCTCGCTGGTGTTGTACCTCGTGCTCGTTCGGTACATCGAACACAACGAGGAGCAGACGTTCATGGCGACGTTCCTCATCGTGTTCATCCTGCAGGAACTGTTCACCTATCACTACGGGAGCCCCGACCAGCTCCTGGCGAATCCGGTCGAAGGCGTCGTCGATGTCGGCGGTATCGCCGTGTCCTACTCCGAGATCGGCGCGCTGCTGTCGGCGACCGTCATCATCGGACTGTTCGTGGCGTTCGTCAACTACACGACGACCGGACAGTCGATCATCGCCATGTCGCTCGACGAGGTCGGTGCCACCCTCGTCGGCGTCAACGTCGACCGAGTCAACTACCTCACGTGGCTCATCTCGGGGGCGATGGCCGGGGTCGCCGGCATCTTCCTCGGGCTGTTCTTCAGCGCGTCCCCGACGATGTGGCTCGACCCGCTGCTCATCGCGTTCGCGATCGTCATCGTCGGCGGTATCGGTAGCATCAAGGGAACGGTCGTCGCCGCGCTACTGATCGGCTACGTACAGACGCTCACCGTGACGATGTGGTCGCCGGCCTGGCGCGGCGTCTTCGCGTACGCCATCCTGATCGCGATCATCCTCGTCCGCCCGCAGGGCCTGTTCGGCCGGGAGGTGTTGGAATGA